Proteins encoded within one genomic window of Sphaerotilus montanus:
- the lplT gene encoding lysophospholipid transporter LplT gives MKKGFHTIMSAQFFSSLADNALFVAAVELLRTSGSPEWQRAALVPMFALFYVILAPFVGAFADAVPKGKVMFFSNTIKVIGCLMMLFGTHPLAAYAIVGLGAAAYSPAKYGILTELLPPSQLVKANGWIEGLTISSIILGVLLGGQLVGPHIAPSLLAFDFPLLDLGIDTPPEAAIASLVFLYVIAAVFNLYIPRTDAPLQPLSSDPVALVRDFSDCNSRLWNDRLGQISLATTTLFWGVSGNLRYIVLAWAAAALGYGTTQASSLVGVVAVGTAVGAVVASVMMRLEHATRVMPLGVAMGLLVVLMNFIDNVWLAAPFLIVLGGLGGFLVVPMNALLQHRGHNLMGAGRSIAVQNFNEQACILALGAFYTGMTRGGLSAFGAITIFGLLVAGTMELIRRWHRRNAVVHRDEVDRLMAIARSDSGH, from the coding sequence ATGAAAAAAGGCTTCCACACCATCATGTCGGCGCAGTTCTTCAGCTCGCTGGCAGACAACGCCTTGTTTGTCGCCGCGGTCGAACTGCTCCGGACTTCCGGCTCGCCTGAATGGCAGCGGGCCGCGCTGGTGCCGATGTTCGCGCTGTTCTATGTGATCCTGGCGCCCTTCGTGGGGGCCTTCGCCGACGCAGTGCCCAAGGGCAAGGTGATGTTCTTCTCGAACACCATCAAGGTCATCGGCTGCCTGATGATGCTGTTCGGGACCCACCCGCTGGCCGCCTACGCGATCGTCGGCCTGGGGGCTGCGGCCTACTCGCCGGCCAAGTACGGCATCCTGACCGAACTCCTGCCGCCCTCGCAGCTGGTCAAGGCCAATGGCTGGATCGAGGGGCTGACGATCTCCTCGATCATCCTGGGCGTGCTGCTGGGCGGGCAGCTGGTGGGGCCGCACATCGCGCCGAGCCTGCTCGCCTTCGACTTCCCGCTGCTGGACCTGGGCATCGACACGCCGCCCGAGGCCGCCATCGCGTCGCTGGTGTTCCTCTACGTCATCGCCGCGGTGTTCAACCTCTACATCCCGCGCACGGACGCGCCGCTGCAGCCACTCTCCAGCGATCCGGTCGCGCTGGTGCGCGATTTCTCCGACTGCAACTCGCGCCTGTGGAACGACCGGCTCGGCCAGATTTCGCTCGCCACGACCACGCTGTTCTGGGGCGTCTCGGGCAACCTGCGCTACATCGTGCTGGCCTGGGCGGCCGCCGCGCTGGGGTATGGCACGACGCAGGCCTCGTCGCTGGTCGGCGTGGTGGCGGTCGGCACGGCCGTGGGGGCCGTGGTGGCCTCGGTGATGATGCGCCTGGAACATGCCACGCGCGTCATGCCGCTGGGGGTGGCGATGGGTCTGCTCGTGGTGCTGATGAACTTCATCGACAACGTCTGGCTGGCCGCACCGTTCCTGATCGTGCTGGGCGGGCTGGGTGGTTTCCTGGTGGTGCCGATGAACGCGCTGCTGCAGCACCGTGGCCACAACCTGATGGGCGCCGGCCGCTCGATCGCCGTGCAGAACTTCAACGAGCAGGCCTGCATCCTCGCGCTGGGCGCGTTCTACACCGGCATGACCCGCGGCGGGCTGTCGGCCTTCGGTGCGATCACGATCTTCGGCCTGCTGGTGGCGGGCACGATGGAGCTGATCCGCCGCTGGCACCGCCGCAACGCGGTCGTGCACCGCGACGAGGTCGATCGCCTGATGGCCATCGCTCGCAGCGACAGCGGGCACTGA
- a CDS encoding response regulator: MRAVAQRIAIVGFSAFERRTLESYFRLVDAVPVYTVGESVTDCDWLVADADLPEAILAVGRAGRVRDTVFIGGSKTPPTAGAHLSRPIDALQLRRALDDLRSRRAARALRESGLAPRLRLAATGPSGLTRQQALNDHDVQDFRASAGYSNSVLAEGDQRLDQVLVVSNSPAECRLLRERLVAYGYRVLLTRTSDEAVALTSRLVFGFVFLGVGQGGPAGFQTCRRIRRHPTLAGMAPVVVALTQKLAPIERIRATFADCDACLTTPLDNHALEQLLARHDRTFDRVFQPTAPMAL, translated from the coding sequence ATGCGTGCGGTTGCCCAGCGAATTGCCATCGTCGGCTTCAGTGCATTCGAGCGCCGAACGCTGGAAAGCTACTTCCGCCTGGTGGATGCCGTGCCGGTCTACACGGTGGGCGAGTCGGTCACCGACTGCGACTGGCTGGTGGCCGATGCGGACCTGCCGGAAGCGATCCTGGCGGTCGGACGGGCCGGACGGGTGCGCGACACGGTGTTCATCGGCGGCTCGAAAACGCCCCCGACCGCCGGCGCCCACCTGAGCCGCCCGATCGACGCGCTGCAGCTGCGCCGCGCGCTCGACGACCTCAGGAGCCGCCGCGCTGCCCGCGCGCTGCGCGAGTCCGGACTGGCACCGCGACTGCGGCTGGCCGCCACCGGCCCCAGCGGGCTGACCCGGCAACAAGCGCTCAACGACCACGACGTGCAGGACTTCCGCGCCAGCGCCGGCTACAGCAACTCGGTGCTGGCCGAGGGCGACCAGCGGCTCGACCAGGTGCTGGTGGTGAGCAACAGCCCGGCCGAATGCCGCCTGCTGCGCGAACGCCTGGTCGCCTACGGCTACCGGGTGCTGCTGACGCGCACCAGCGACGAGGCCGTGGCGCTGACCAGCCGGCTGGTGTTCGGTTTCGTGTTCCTCGGCGTGGGCCAGGGTGGCCCGGCCGGCTTCCAGACCTGCCGCCGCATCCGCCGACATCCGACGCTGGCCGGCATGGCCCCGGTGGTGGTGGCGCTGACGCAGAAGCTGGCGCCGATCGAGCGCATCCGCGCCACCTTCGCCGATTGCGACGCCTGCCTCACCACCCCGCTGGACAACCATGCGCTGGAGCAGCTGCTGGCGCGCCACGACCGCACGTTCGACCGCGTGTTCCAGCCGACCGCGCCGATGGCGCTCTGA
- a CDS encoding amino acid aminotransferase, translating into MFEHVDAYAGDPILTLNENFQKDPRPGKINLSIGIYFDDAGRLPVMQAVRTAETVMLQSIGPRGYLPMVGATNTREQIQHLLFGADHEAVTSGRTVTLQTLGGSGALKVGADFLKKYFPGSGVWISDPTWDNHRAIFEGAGFAVNTYPYYDPATGGLRFDAMLETLRGLPARSVVLLHACCHNPTGVDLTAAQWAALIPVLVERGLIPFVDIAYQGFGDGVQEDAFALRALADAGIAFFVANSFSKSFSLYGERVGGLSVVCPTVAEAGLVIGQLQVAVRKNYSSPPTHGGQIVARVLADAALRQSWTDELDGMRVRIQAMRERLHAVLSDKVPGRDFSYFLTQRGMFSYTGLSPQQVDVLRETHGVYLVRSGRMCVAGLNSGNVERTAEAMAAVLAG; encoded by the coding sequence ATGTTCGAACACGTCGATGCCTATGCCGGCGATCCCATCCTCACGCTGAACGAGAACTTCCAGAAGGACCCCCGGCCGGGCAAGATCAACCTGTCGATCGGCATCTACTTCGACGACGCCGGCCGCCTGCCGGTGATGCAGGCCGTGCGCACGGCCGAGACGGTGATGCTGCAGTCCATTGGTCCTCGCGGCTACCTGCCGATGGTGGGGGCCACCAACACGCGCGAGCAGATCCAGCACCTGCTCTTCGGCGCGGACCACGAGGCCGTGACCAGCGGGCGCACGGTGACGCTGCAGACGCTGGGCGGCTCCGGCGCGCTCAAGGTGGGCGCCGATTTCCTGAAGAAGTACTTCCCCGGCAGCGGCGTGTGGATCAGCGACCCGACCTGGGACAACCACCGCGCGATCTTCGAAGGCGCCGGGTTCGCGGTGAACACCTACCCGTACTACGACCCCGCCACCGGCGGACTGCGCTTCGACGCGATGCTGGAGACGCTGCGCGGTCTGCCGGCGCGCTCGGTCGTGCTGCTGCACGCGTGCTGCCACAACCCGACCGGCGTGGACCTGACGGCGGCGCAGTGGGCCGCGCTGATCCCGGTGCTGGTCGAGCGCGGGCTGATTCCCTTCGTCGACATCGCCTACCAGGGCTTCGGCGACGGCGTGCAGGAAGACGCCTTCGCGCTGCGGGCGCTGGCGGATGCGGGCATCGCCTTCTTCGTCGCCAACAGCTTCTCCAAGAGCTTCTCGCTCTACGGCGAGCGCGTCGGTGGCCTGAGCGTGGTCTGCCCGACGGTGGCCGAGGCCGGGCTGGTGATCGGCCAGTTGCAGGTCGCCGTGCGCAAGAACTATTCGAGCCCGCCGACCCACGGCGGGCAGATCGTCGCCCGCGTGCTGGCGGATGCGGCGCTGCGCCAGTCGTGGACGGACGAGCTGGACGGGATGCGCGTGCGGATCCAGGCCATGCGCGAGCGGCTGCACGCGGTCCTGTCGGACAAGGTGCCGGGGCGTGATTTCAGCTACTTCCTGACCCAGCGCGGCATGTTCAGCTACACGGGGCTGTCGCCGCAGCAGGTCGATGTGCTGCGCGAGACGCACGGCGTCTACCTGGTCCGCTCGGGGCGGATGTGCGTGGCGGGGCTGAACAGCGGCAACGTGGAGCGCACGGCCGAGGCGATGGCCGCCGTGCTGGCAGGTTAA
- a CDS encoding sigma-70 family RNA polymerase sigma factor codes for MNTLLFSTQPASLPDEETDFGDPDGGDPDLDGSLAAVAEAVDEVVTPGCTAVAVHEAQLTEWIDAIVDGNQRALAALYDATVSRVYGLVLRMLRKPALAEEVVEDTYFQVWRQAVRFDAARAKVMTWLLNMARSRAIDTMRREARFQHDSLDDDSLPEMESVQPAADELLEASRDHADLHRALMQLSAQPRQLLALAFFRGLSHEDISQEVALPLGTVKSQIRRALISLRQLLGGSGLPVPVS; via the coding sequence ATGAACACCTTGCTTTTTTCGACGCAGCCCGCTTCCTTGCCCGACGAGGAGACGGACTTCGGTGATCCGGACGGTGGAGATCCGGATCTCGACGGTTCATTGGCTGCGGTGGCTGAGGCGGTCGACGAGGTGGTCACCCCCGGGTGCACGGCCGTGGCGGTCCACGAAGCACAGCTCACCGAATGGATCGACGCCATCGTCGACGGCAACCAGCGTGCCCTCGCGGCGCTGTACGACGCCACGGTGTCGCGGGTCTACGGCCTCGTGCTGCGCATGTTGCGCAAGCCGGCGCTGGCCGAGGAGGTGGTGGAGGACACCTACTTCCAGGTCTGGCGCCAGGCGGTGCGCTTTGACGCGGCACGCGCCAAGGTGATGACCTGGCTGCTGAACATGGCGCGCTCGCGTGCCATCGACACGATGCGCCGCGAAGCCCGGTTCCAGCACGACAGTCTGGACGACGACTCGCTGCCCGAGATGGAGTCCGTCCAGCCGGCTGCAGATGAACTGCTGGAGGCCTCGCGCGACCACGCCGATCTGCACCGTGCGCTGATGCAACTGAGTGCGCAGCCGCGGCAGCTGCTCGCGCTGGCCTTCTTTCGCGGGCTCAGCCACGAGGACATTTCCCAGGAGGTGGCCCTGCCGCTGGGCACCGTGAAATCGCAGATCCGGCGCGCACTGATCAGCCTGCGGCAGCTGCTGGGCGGGAGCGGCTTGCCAGTGCCAGTCTCCTGA
- a CDS encoding cupin domain-containing protein, with the protein MNPTPKNELLPIGRPPALVDHDFELLLQEPFASAWETPAPPASLRERLAQRLAASSAVSAPMTTRRHRRLPRMAVAAGVQVQDLYRAASDRALRPGEPLRARLLELASGATVPVQVLDDGAAAGRCHRELLVLSGRVELAGQTLSQRDYHVLPSGQPTPTLHAAEHTLLFWRESALEALPGEAAHTVFDASAGWPELAPGIRRRILWQRGTQAAMLYHAEPGAMLPRHDHGHDEECLMLQGELFLDDVLLQTFDYQLAPAGSEHIVTQTDTGVVIYAHGDIELHFLRM; encoded by the coding sequence ATGAACCCGACACCAAAGAACGAATTGCTGCCCATCGGGCGCCCGCCGGCGCTGGTGGATCACGATTTCGAGTTGCTGCTGCAGGAGCCTTTTGCCAGCGCCTGGGAGACCCCGGCGCCGCCGGCCTCCCTGCGCGAGCGGCTGGCGCAGCGTCTGGCCGCATCGAGCGCGGTGTCGGCCCCGATGACCACCCGGCGCCACCGGCGTCTGCCGCGGATGGCCGTGGCCGCCGGGGTGCAGGTGCAGGACCTCTACCGCGCTGCCAGCGACCGTGCCCTGCGGCCGGGCGAGCCGCTGCGGGCGCGGCTGCTGGAGCTGGCGTCCGGTGCCACGGTGCCGGTGCAGGTGCTGGACGATGGCGCTGCCGCCGGGCGTTGCCACCGCGAGTTGCTGGTGCTGTCCGGCCGTGTCGAACTGGCCGGCCAGACGCTGTCCCAGCGCGACTACCACGTCCTGCCCAGCGGCCAGCCGACGCCGACGCTGCATGCGGCCGAACACACGCTGCTCTTCTGGCGCGAATCGGCGCTGGAGGCCCTGCCGGGCGAGGCGGCGCACACCGTGTTCGACGCCTCGGCCGGATGGCCCGAACTCGCGCCCGGCATCCGGCGCCGCATCCTCTGGCAGCGCGGCACCCAGGCGGCCATGCTCTACCACGCCGAGCCCGGCGCCATGCTGCCGCGCCACGACCACGGCCACGACGAGGAATGCCTGATGCTGCAGGGCGAGCTGTTCCTCGACGACGTGCTGCTGCAGACCTTCGACTACCAGCTGGCGCCGGCCGGCAGCGAACACATCGTCACGCAGACCGACACGGGGGTCGTGATTTACGCGCACGGGGACATCGAACTGCATTTCCTGCGCATGTGA
- a CDS encoding high-potential iron-sulfur protein yields the protein MTMQRRVFLMTLAASGAVIGTAAQAQAMVDEKDPAAAGLGYVADAKKADAKKFPKYAAGQNCANCALYQGKAGDKAGGCPLFAGKQVAGAGWCSAWAKKA from the coding sequence ATGACCATGCAACGCCGCGTCTTCCTGATGACTCTTGCCGCCTCCGGCGCCGTGATCGGCACCGCTGCCCAGGCGCAAGCCATGGTCGACGAGAAGGATCCCGCCGCCGCTGGCCTCGGCTATGTGGCCGACGCCAAGAAGGCCGACGCGAAGAAGTTCCCCAAGTACGCCGCTGGCCAGAACTGCGCCAACTGCGCGCTGTACCAGGGCAAGGCCGGCGACAAGGCCGGCGGCTGCCCGCTGTTCGCCGGCAAGCAGGTGGCAGGCGCCGGCTGGTGCAGCGCCTGGGCCAAGAAGGCCTGA
- a CDS encoding amidase: MADLHDLPATALLALYRHGDVSPVEATRAVLDHIARWEPHLRATYALDPDSALQQAQASEARWRRGEPRGLLDGVPAMVKENIATRGTPTPLGTAATVLAPAMADAPPAARLREAGAVLLGKTTMPDYGMLSSGLSSFHPLTRNPWDLTKNPGGSSAGAGAGAAAGYGPLHLGTDIGGSVRLPASWCGIFTLKPSLGRIPIQPPYAGRVAGPMTRTVADAALMMRVLSQPDWRDATSLPAQDIDWDALEIDPRGLRLGLQLDAGWGMALDGQVRAVIEDAARRFESAGAIVEPMPAFMTREMADGMDRFWRMRSWLDISALPAERRERVLPYIRDWVASGAELSAAQVFHGHGQMAAMRDAAVAATQPFDFVLSPVAPCVAFAAEWASPLNDPQQPFEHIAFTLPWNMSEQPAASVNAGWNDAGLPIGLQIVGRRHDDLGVLRMSRLWERLRGEPRAWPRPPA; this comes from the coding sequence ATGGCCGATCTGCACGATCTCCCCGCCACCGCGCTGCTGGCCCTCTACCGCCACGGCGATGTCTCGCCGGTGGAAGCCACCCGCGCAGTGCTCGACCACATCGCCCGCTGGGAGCCGCACTTGCGCGCCACCTATGCGCTCGACCCGGACAGCGCGCTGCAGCAGGCGCAAGCCTCCGAAGCGCGCTGGCGCCGCGGCGAGCCCCGCGGTCTGCTCGATGGCGTGCCGGCGATGGTCAAGGAAAACATCGCCACCCGTGGCACCCCGACGCCGCTGGGTACTGCCGCGACCGTGCTGGCGCCCGCCATGGCAGACGCTCCGCCCGCGGCGCGCTTGCGCGAGGCGGGCGCCGTGCTGCTGGGCAAGACGACGATGCCGGACTACGGGATGCTGTCGTCCGGTCTCTCCAGCTTCCACCCGCTGACGCGCAATCCCTGGGACCTGACGAAGAACCCGGGCGGCTCCAGCGCTGGCGCCGGGGCGGGTGCGGCGGCCGGGTACGGACCCCTGCACCTGGGCACGGACATCGGCGGATCGGTCCGCCTGCCGGCGAGCTGGTGCGGGATCTTCACGCTCAAGCCGAGCTTGGGCCGCATCCCGATCCAGCCGCCGTACGCCGGTCGTGTCGCCGGTCCGATGACGCGCACGGTGGCGGACGCGGCCCTGATGATGCGTGTCCTGAGCCAGCCGGACTGGCGCGATGCGACCAGCCTGCCGGCGCAGGACATCGACTGGGACGCGCTGGAGATCGACCCGCGCGGCCTGCGCCTCGGGCTGCAGCTGGACGCGGGCTGGGGCATGGCGCTGGACGGGCAGGTGAGGGCGGTGATCGAGGATGCGGCGCGGCGCTTCGAGTCGGCCGGGGCCATCGTCGAGCCGATGCCCGCATTCATGACCCGCGAGATGGCCGACGGCATGGACCGCTTCTGGCGGATGCGCTCGTGGCTGGACATCTCGGCGCTGCCGGCCGAGCGGCGCGAGCGGGTGCTGCCCTACATCCGCGACTGGGTGGCCAGCGGCGCCGAGCTGAGCGCTGCCCAGGTGTTCCACGGCCACGGCCAGATGGCCGCGATGCGCGACGCGGCGGTGGCGGCGACGCAGCCCTTCGACTTCGTGCTCTCGCCGGTGGCGCCCTGCGTGGCGTTTGCCGCCGAGTGGGCCAGTCCGCTGAACGACCCGCAGCAGCCGTTCGAGCACATCGCCTTCACGCTGCCCTGGAACATGAGCGAACAGCCGGCCGCGTCGGTCAACGCGGGCTGGAACGATGCGGGGCTACCGATCGGGTTGCAGATCGTCGGGCGACGCCACGACGATCTGGGGGTGCTGCGGATGAGCCGGCTGTGGGAGCGGCTGCGCGGTGAGCCGCGCGCATGGCCACGTCCGCCTGCGTGA
- the mscL gene encoding large conductance mechanosensitive channel protein MscL has translation MSMASEFKEFALKGNVMDLAVGVIIGGAFGKIVDSLIGDIVMPVVGKIFGGLDFANSFIPLAGQTATTLVEAKKAGAVLAYGNFITIALNFIILAFIIFMMVKTMNRMKREEPPAPPAPPASPAEDVVLLREIRDALKR, from the coding sequence ATGAGCATGGCCAGTGAGTTCAAGGAATTCGCCCTCAAGGGCAACGTGATGGACCTCGCCGTCGGTGTGATCATCGGCGGTGCGTTCGGCAAGATCGTCGATTCGCTGATCGGCGACATCGTGATGCCGGTCGTCGGCAAGATCTTCGGCGGCCTGGACTTTGCCAACAGCTTCATCCCGCTGGCGGGTCAGACCGCGACCACCCTGGTCGAGGCCAAGAAGGCCGGTGCCGTGCTCGCCTACGGCAACTTCATCACCATCGCGCTGAACTTCATCATCCTGGCCTTCATCATCTTCATGATGGTCAAGACCATGAACCGCATGAAGCGTGAAGAGCCGCCGGCTCCCCCGGCACCGCCCGCCTCGCCGGCCGAGGACGTCGTGCTGCTGCGCGAGATCCGCGACGCACTCAAGCGCTGA
- the petA gene encoding ubiquinol-cytochrome c reductase iron-sulfur subunit, giving the protein MSDQQVDQAKRTWLIASGCAGAVGGLATAVPFVSTFTPSERAKAAGAAVEVDIGGIKPGEKLTAEWRGKPVWIVRRTPEQLDALKSLDSQMADPNSERKAFPMPEYAKNAGRSIKPEFLVVVGICSHLGCSPSDKFQSGPQPSLPDDWKGGFLCPCHGSTFDLAGRVYKNKPAPDNLEVPPHMYLSDTKLLIGEDKKA; this is encoded by the coding sequence ATGAGTGACCAGCAAGTCGACCAGGCCAAGCGGACGTGGCTGATCGCGTCGGGCTGCGCCGGCGCTGTCGGCGGTTTAGCGACTGCCGTGCCCTTCGTCAGCACCTTCACACCCTCCGAGCGCGCCAAGGCGGCCGGTGCCGCGGTGGAAGTCGATATCGGTGGCATCAAGCCGGGCGAGAAGCTCACGGCGGAGTGGCGTGGCAAGCCGGTGTGGATCGTGCGCCGCACCCCCGAGCAGCTCGATGCCCTCAAGTCGCTGGATTCGCAGATGGCCGATCCGAACTCGGAGCGCAAGGCCTTCCCGATGCCCGAGTACGCCAAGAATGCCGGGCGTTCGATCAAGCCCGAGTTCCTGGTGGTCGTCGGCATCTGCTCTCACCTGGGCTGCTCGCCGTCGGACAAGTTCCAGTCCGGTCCGCAGCCCTCGCTGCCGGATGACTGGAAGGGCGGCTTCCTGTGCCCCTGCCATGGCTCGACCTTCGACCTCGCTGGCCGTGTCTACAAGAACAAGCCCGCGCCGGACAACCTCGAAGTCCCGCCCCACATGTATTTGTCCGACACCAAGCTGCTCATTGGTGAAGACAAGAAGGCTTGA
- a CDS encoding cytochrome b, whose product MAEFKVAPPDASAGEKLLTWVDNRFPASKLYKEHLSEYYAPKNFNFWYFFGSLALLVLVIQIVTGIFLVMHYKPDAALAFASVEYIMRDVPWGWLIRYMHSTGASAFFVVVYLHMFRGLLYGSYRKPRELVWVFGCAIFLCLMAEAFMGYLLPWGQMSYWGAQVIVNLFAAVPFVGEDLALLIRGDYVVGDATLNRFFSFHVIAVPLILLGLVVAHIIALHEVGSNNPDGVEIKAKKDPKTGHPLDGIPFHPYYSVHDLLGVTVFLMVFTAIIFFAPELGGYFLEYNNFIPADPFKTPAHIAPVWYFTPFYSMLRATTDDLVNVLCVIIGLAAVLAVLKGLIPGKAKLAVLVGAVVAVALLKTFDAKFWGVVVMGGAVIILFFLPWLDYSPAKSIRYRPDWHKYLYGVFVVFFFVLGYLGIQPPSFVGTLIAQVGTLFYFGFFLLMPWWSQIGKFKPVPDRVTFQPH is encoded by the coding sequence ATGGCTGAATTCAAAGTCGCTCCCCCCGACGCCTCGGCAGGCGAGAAGCTGCTGACGTGGGTCGATAACCGCTTCCCCGCGTCCAAGCTGTACAAGGAGCACCTCTCCGAGTACTACGCGCCGAAGAACTTCAATTTCTGGTATTTCTTCGGCTCGCTGGCGCTGCTGGTGCTGGTGATCCAGATCGTGACCGGGATCTTCCTGGTCATGCACTACAAGCCGGATGCCGCACTGGCGTTCGCCTCGGTCGAGTACATCATGCGCGATGTGCCCTGGGGCTGGCTGATCCGCTACATGCACTCGACGGGCGCATCCGCGTTCTTCGTCGTGGTCTACCTGCACATGTTCCGTGGCCTGCTGTACGGCTCGTACCGCAAGCCGCGCGAACTCGTCTGGGTGTTCGGCTGCGCGATCTTCCTGTGCCTGATGGCCGAAGCGTTCATGGGCTATCTGCTCCCCTGGGGCCAGATGTCCTACTGGGGCGCGCAGGTGATCGTGAACCTGTTCGCTGCCGTGCCCTTCGTCGGTGAAGACCTGGCCCTGCTGATCCGCGGCGACTATGTCGTCGGCGACGCGACCCTGAACCGCTTCTTCAGCTTCCACGTCATCGCCGTGCCGCTGATCCTGCTGGGTCTGGTGGTCGCGCACATCATCGCGCTGCATGAAGTGGGTTCGAACAACCCGGACGGCGTCGAGATCAAGGCCAAGAAGGACCCGAAGACCGGTCACCCGCTCGACGGCATCCCCTTCCATCCGTACTACTCGGTGCACGACCTGCTGGGCGTGACCGTGTTCCTGATGGTGTTCACCGCGATCATCTTCTTCGCGCCTGAATTGGGTGGCTACTTCCTCGAGTACAACAACTTCATCCCGGCCGACCCGTTCAAGACCCCGGCGCACATCGCCCCGGTCTGGTACTTCACGCCGTTCTACTCGATGCTGCGCGCCACGACCGACGACCTCGTCAACGTGCTGTGCGTGATCATCGGTCTGGCAGCGGTGCTGGCCGTGCTCAAGGGCCTGATCCCGGGCAAGGCCAAGCTGGCGGTGCTGGTCGGTGCCGTGGTGGCGGTCGCACTGCTCAAGACCTTCGACGCGAAGTTCTGGGGTGTGGTCGTGATGGGCGGTGCCGTGATCATCCTGTTCTTCCTGCCCTGGCTGGACTACAGCCCGGCCAAGTCGATCCGCTACCGTCCCGACTGGCACAAGTACCTGTACGGTGTCTTCGTGGTGTTCTTCTTCGTGCTCGGCTACCTGGGCATTCAACCGCCGTCGTTTGTCGGCACGCTGATCGCCCAGGTCGGCACGCTGTTCTACTTCGGCTTCTTCCTGCTGATGCCGTGGTGGTCGCAGATCGGCAAGTTCAAGCCGGTTCCCGACCGCGTGACCTTCCAGCCGCACTGA
- a CDS encoding cytochrome c1, whose protein sequence is MKKFIASLLVAASACLAVLSPAQASTDGIAWDKFPVEKLTDTTALQRGAKLFVNYCLNCHSAAFMRYNRLRDIGLTEEQIKTNLMFATDKVGDTMAVAIDPRQAKDWLGAAPPDLTVIARSRAGANGTGADYLYTYLRTYYRDETKATGWNNLAFPLVAMPHVLWELQGERRAVFEEVADPHDAAKKTHVFKNFEQIKPGQLSAQDYDSAVGDLVAYLQWMGEPAQGYRTKLGVWVLLFLGLFTVIAWRLNAAFWKDVK, encoded by the coding sequence ATGAAAAAGTTCATTGCTTCCCTGCTCGTTGCGGCATCGGCCTGTCTGGCCGTGCTTTCACCGGCACAAGCCAGCACCGACGGCATCGCCTGGGACAAGTTCCCGGTCGAGAAACTGACCGACACCACGGCGCTGCAGCGCGGCGCCAAGCTGTTCGTCAACTACTGCCTGAACTGCCACTCCGCTGCGTTCATGCGCTACAACCGCCTGCGCGACATCGGTCTGACCGAAGAGCAGATCAAGACCAACCTGATGTTCGCCACCGACAAGGTGGGTGACACGATGGCTGTCGCGATCGATCCTCGCCAGGCCAAGGACTGGCTGGGTGCTGCACCGCCGGACCTGACCGTGATCGCCCGCTCGCGGGCGGGTGCCAACGGCACGGGTGCAGACTACCTGTACACCTACCTGCGCACCTACTACCGCGACGAGACCAAGGCGACGGGCTGGAACAACCTGGCCTTCCCGCTGGTGGCGATGCCGCACGTGCTGTGGGAACTGCAGGGCGAGCGCCGCGCGGTCTTCGAGGAAGTGGCCGATCCGCACGATGCTGCCAAGAAGACCCACGTCTTCAAGAACTTCGAGCAGATCAAGCCGGGTCAGCTGTCCGCGCAGGATTACGACAGCGCGGTGGGCGACCTGGTGGCCTACCTGCAGTGGATGGGCGAGCCGGCACAGGGTTACCGCACCAAGCTGGGTGTCTGGGTCCTGCTGTTCCTGGGTCTGTTCACCGTGATTGCGTGGCGCCTGAACGCTGCGTTCTGGAAGGACGTCAAGTGA
- a CDS encoding glutathione S-transferase N-terminal domain-containing protein → MMVLYSGTTCPYSHRCRFVLFEKGMDFEIRDVDLYAKPEDIALMNPYNEVPILVERELILYESHIINEYIDERFPHPQLMPGDPVARARVRLFLFNFEKELFTHVNTLENRSGGKPTDKELDKARSQIRDRLTQLAPIFQKNRYMLGDDFSMLDVAIAPLLWRLDYYGIELSKNAAPLLKYAERIFSRPAYIEALTPSEKVMRK, encoded by the coding sequence ATGATGGTGCTTTACTCCGGGACGACCTGCCCCTACTCGCATCGCTGCCGTTTCGTCCTGTTCGAAAAGGGCATGGACTTCGAGATCCGCGACGTCGATCTGTACGCGAAGCCGGAAGACATCGCGCTGATGAACCCGTACAACGAGGTGCCGATCCTCGTCGAACGCGAACTCATCCTGTACGAATCGCACATCATCAACGAGTACATCGACGAGCGCTTCCCGCACCCGCAGCTCATGCCGGGTGACCCGGTCGCGCGGGCCCGCGTGCGCCTGTTCCTCTTCAACTTCGAGAAGGAACTGTTCACCCACGTGAACACGCTCGAGAACCGCAGCGGTGGCAAGCCCACCGACAAGGAACTCGACAAGGCCCGCTCGCAGATCCGTGACCGCCTGACGCAGCTCGCGCCGATCTTCCAGAAGAACCGCTACATGCTGGGCGACGACTTCTCGATGCTCGACGTGGCGATCGCGCCGCTGCTGTGGCGCCTGGACTACTACGGCATCGAGCTGTCGAAGAACGCGGCGCCGCTGCTGAAGTACGCCGAGCGCATCTTCTCGCGCCCGGCTTACATCGAAGCACTGACGCCGTCCGAAAAGGTGATGCGCAAGTAA